A genomic stretch from Amycolatopsis sp. 195334CR includes:
- the yjfF gene encoding galactofuranose ABC transporter, permease protein YjfF: MSTVTATPVRWRQARYLPIAASLALLIVAYGFGATRYPAFGDGQVVLNILIDNAFLLVVAAGMTFVILTGGIDLSVGSVVALSTVLCAELLRAGLPAPVVMLAVLAVGAVLGLGMGSIIHYFEIQPFIVTLAGMFLARGLSYTLSTESVSLDDPLFVAIAQTPVELPGGLRVSISVLIAVAVLLVAGYVLHYTRLGRTVYAIGGSNRSALLMGLPVARTRVGVYTISGFCSALGGILLTFYTLSGNSLHAVGMELDAIAAVVIGGTILTGGSGYLAGTVLGVLVLGVIQTLITFEGTLSSWWTKIVIGALLLVFILLQRLIAGRAR; the protein is encoded by the coding sequence ATGAGCACGGTGACCGCCACCCCGGTGCGCTGGCGGCAGGCGCGGTACCTGCCGATCGCCGCCTCGCTGGCCCTGCTGATCGTCGCCTACGGGTTCGGCGCCACCCGCTACCCGGCCTTCGGGGACGGGCAGGTGGTGCTGAACATCCTGATCGACAACGCCTTCCTGCTGGTGGTCGCGGCCGGGATGACCTTCGTGATCCTGACCGGCGGCATCGACCTCTCGGTCGGCTCGGTGGTCGCACTGTCCACTGTGCTCTGCGCCGAACTGCTGCGCGCCGGCCTGCCCGCGCCGGTGGTGATGCTCGCGGTGCTGGCCGTCGGCGCGGTGCTCGGCCTCGGCATGGGGTCGATCATCCACTACTTCGAGATCCAGCCGTTCATCGTCACGCTGGCGGGCATGTTCCTGGCGCGCGGGCTGAGCTACACCCTGAGCACGGAGTCGGTCTCGCTGGACGACCCCCTGTTCGTCGCGATCGCGCAGACGCCGGTGGAACTGCCCGGTGGGCTGCGCGTGTCGATCAGCGTGCTGATCGCGGTCGCGGTGTTGCTGGTGGCCGGGTACGTGCTGCACTACACGCGGCTCGGGCGCACGGTCTACGCGATCGGCGGCAGCAACCGGTCCGCGTTGCTGATGGGCCTGCCGGTGGCGCGCACCCGCGTCGGGGTCTACACGATCAGCGGGTTCTGCTCGGCGCTCGGTGGAATCCTGCTCACCTTCTACACGCTGTCCGGGAACTCCCTGCACGCTGTGGGCATGGAACTGGACGCGATCGCGGCCGTGGTGATCGGCGGCACCATTCTCACCGGCGGGTCCGGTTACCTGGCCGGGACCGTGCTCGGCGTGCTGGTGCTGGGCGTGATCCAGACGCTGATCACCTTCGAGGGCACGCTCAGCTCCTGGTGGACGAAGATCGTCATCGGCGCGCTGCTGCTGGTGTTCATCCTGCTGCAGCGGCTCATCGCGGGTCGTGCGCGGTGA
- a CDS encoding SMP-30/gluconolactonase/LRE family protein codes for MTEAITEALAWHGEGPVWWQDTLVWVDMLAGDVLSLAPSGQVTRVHVGSVAAALRPRRSGGWVLATERGFALTDELGGPITSLGPLWIDDGIRMNEGGCDPDGRFYCGSMAYDARKGAGALFRLAPDHGVERVFGDVTISNGFAFSPDGNTAYYVDTPTGRIDAFDYSSHDGLTERREFAKVEPPGQPDGLTVDAEGGVWVALWGGSAVRRYDSGGVLDAVLELPVNQVTACTFGGPGLDRLYITTSQVDTAPDHRAGAVFAAEPGVAGLPALTFAG; via the coding sequence ATGACTGAGGCGATCACCGAAGCGCTGGCCTGGCACGGCGAAGGCCCCGTGTGGTGGCAGGACACCCTGGTGTGGGTGGACATGCTCGCCGGCGACGTGCTGTCGCTGGCTCCCTCGGGCCAGGTGACCCGCGTGCACGTCGGATCGGTGGCCGCGGCCCTGCGCCCGCGCCGTTCGGGTGGCTGGGTGCTGGCCACCGAACGCGGATTCGCGCTGACCGACGAACTCGGCGGCCCGATCACCTCACTCGGTCCACTGTGGATCGACGACGGCATCCGGATGAACGAGGGCGGCTGCGACCCCGACGGCCGGTTCTACTGCGGCTCGATGGCCTACGACGCCAGGAAGGGCGCGGGCGCGTTGTTCCGGCTCGCCCCGGACCACGGGGTCGAGCGGGTGTTCGGCGACGTCACCATCTCCAACGGTTTCGCCTTCAGTCCCGACGGTAATACGGCGTATTACGTCGACACCCCCACCGGCCGCATCGACGCGTTCGACTACTCCAGCCACGACGGCCTCACCGAGCGCCGCGAGTTCGCCAAGGTCGAGCCGCCCGGCCAGCCTGACGGCCTCACCGTCGACGCCGAGGGCGGGGTCTGGGTCGCGCTGTGGGGTGGTTCGGCGGTGCGCCGCTACGACTCCGGCGGGGTGCTCGACGCGGTGCTCGAACTGCCGGTGAACCAGGTGACCGCGTGCACCTTCGGCGGCCCCGGCCTGGACCGCCTCTACATCACCACCTCCCAGGTGGACACCGCGCCCGACCACCGCGCCGGGGCCGTGTTCGCCGCCGAACCCGGCGTCGCCGGCCTGCCCGCGCTCACCTTCGCCGGCTGA
- a CDS encoding zinc-binding dehydrogenase, with translation MNRSVWIDRPGELVVREAEPAEPGPGEALVRVAWSGICGSDREIMQGTRPAEYVRYPVVPGHEWSGRVAAVGAGVGADLVGAPVVGEGIRSCQVCAACRRGDTNLCDGPYEETGFTQPGAWSDHVLVPARLLHRLPETADLRAAAGLEPAACVAAACLKLAVHPGERCAVVGAGMLGLLAVQLLRAAGAGEIVVVHTRRDRSALAAQCGADSLVLPSQLDSLAGSFDAVLEAAGAPGTAFNAVSLSRRGGRVALTGIPASDDQPLDPVSLVLNEITVHTVFGAPPRAWTHAVRAFASGALDPGLLVTHDVALEDAHEAFRILAEERHKAVKVLLAP, from the coding sequence GTGAACCGGTCGGTGTGGATCGACCGGCCGGGGGAGCTGGTGGTGCGGGAGGCCGAGCCCGCCGAGCCGGGGCCGGGGGAGGCGCTGGTCCGGGTCGCGTGGTCGGGGATCTGCGGGTCGGACCGCGAGATCATGCAGGGCACTCGGCCGGCCGAGTACGTGCGGTACCCGGTGGTGCCGGGGCACGAGTGGTCGGGGCGGGTCGCCGCGGTCGGTGCCGGTGTCGGCGCGGACCTGGTCGGCGCGCCGGTGGTCGGCGAGGGCATCCGGTCGTGCCAGGTGTGCGCGGCCTGCCGTCGCGGGGACACCAACCTGTGCGACGGCCCGTACGAGGAAACCGGGTTCACCCAGCCGGGGGCCTGGTCGGATCACGTCCTGGTGCCCGCGCGCCTGCTGCACCGCCTGCCGGAAACCGCGGACCTGCGCGCGGCGGCGGGCCTCGAACCGGCCGCGTGCGTGGCGGCGGCGTGCCTGAAGCTGGCTGTGCACCCGGGGGAGCGGTGCGCGGTGGTCGGCGCGGGCATGCTCGGGTTGCTGGCGGTGCAGTTGCTGCGGGCGGCCGGGGCGGGGGAGATCGTCGTGGTGCACACGCGCCGGGACCGGTCCGCGCTGGCCGCCCAGTGCGGTGCCGATTCGCTGGTGCTGCCCTCGCAACTGGACTCGCTGGCGGGTTCGTTCGACGCGGTGCTGGAGGCGGCGGGCGCGCCGGGCACGGCCTTCAACGCCGTGAGCCTGTCGCGGCGTGGCGGTCGCGTGGCCCTGACCGGCATCCCGGCCTCGGACGACCAGCCGCTGGACCCGGTTTCCCTGGTGCTGAACGAGATCACCGTGCACACGGTCTTCGGCGCCCCACCACGGGCGTGGACGCACGCGGTCCGGGCGTTCGCCTCGGGCGCGCTGGACCCGGGTCTGCTGGTGACCCACGACGTCGCACTGGAGGACGCACACGAAGCCTTCCGCATCCTGGCCGAGGAACGCCACAAGGCGGTGAAAGTCCTCTTGGCACCTTGA
- a CDS encoding aldose 1-epimerase family protein: MTVVAPGAAGPLAEIGWGEDKAVIGAVAATLLSWRTGGTELLLTHDPAELGDSHQGKAIAPWPNRIAAGRYTFDGREHQVAITEPARDAALHGLLTWVEWTITDHGEHAVTLEHRLRPQYGYPFSLHLRLTYAMDATGLRCTLEATNTGTGPAPFGAAYHPYIRLTDTVDELRVDLPADTYYPTDANLIPTGRASVAGTDFDFRGGRELGPIALDTAYTGLTADADGITRVRLSAPSGRTVTVWADGAHRYLQVYTDDVPGTDRPARQGITVEPMTCAPDAFNTGDGLITLAPGEIFRGGWGLSHSD; this comes from the coding sequence ATGACCGTTGTCGCGCCCGGCGCCGCCGGGCCGCTCGCCGAGATCGGCTGGGGCGAGGACAAAGCCGTGATCGGCGCGGTCGCGGCCACCCTGCTGTCGTGGCGGACCGGCGGCACCGAACTGCTGCTCACCCACGACCCCGCCGAGCTCGGGGACAGCCACCAGGGCAAGGCCATCGCGCCGTGGCCCAACCGGATCGCCGCCGGGCGCTACACCTTCGACGGCCGCGAGCACCAGGTGGCGATCACCGAACCGGCGCGCGACGCGGCCCTGCACGGGCTGCTGACCTGGGTCGAGTGGACGATCACCGACCACGGCGAGCACGCGGTCACCCTCGAGCACCGGCTGCGCCCGCAGTACGGCTACCCGTTCAGCCTCCACTTGCGACTCACCTACGCGATGGACGCGACCGGACTGCGCTGCACGCTCGAGGCCACCAACACCGGGACCGGCCCGGCGCCCTTCGGGGCCGCCTACCACCCGTACATCCGGCTCACCGACACCGTCGACGAGTTGCGGGTGGACCTGCCGGCGGACACCTACTACCCGACCGACGCGAACCTGATCCCGACCGGCCGCGCGTCCGTGGCGGGCACCGACTTCGACTTCCGCGGCGGCCGCGAGCTGGGCCCGATCGCGCTGGACACCGCCTACACCGGACTGACCGCCGACGCGGACGGCATCACGCGGGTACGGCTGTCCGCGCCGTCCGGGCGCACGGTCACCGTGTGGGCCGACGGCGCGCACCGCTACCTGCAGGTCTACACCGACGACGTGCCGGGCACCGATCGACCGGCCCGGCAGGGCATCACGGTCGAGCCGATGACCTGCGCGCCGGACGCGTTCAACACCGGCGACGGGCTCATCACGCTGGCGCCGGGTGAGATCTTCCGCGGTGGCTGGGGACTGTCGCATTCGGACTAA
- a CDS encoding IclR family transcriptional regulator, with protein MSRAVPAVSRALDILELFRADEELSAPQIVGKLGLPRTTVHELLNTLADRGYLSRLGEEGTRYRLGMRLFELGGAYESRLDLAREGTVAAAAVSARSQETVHVAVRDGDEVLYVAKTDSTHSVRMVSAVGRRLPAHCTAVGKMLLSALSRTEFDVLYPPARQLTRMTARSLATPAELWQALDRVRADALAHEFCESNDAVSCVAAPVHDRTGAMVAALSLSVPVHRWTSVPGTQWDEWAREGAENLSRALGAPNTR; from the coding sequence ATGAGTCGTGCGGTTCCGGCGGTCAGCCGCGCTCTCGACATTCTCGAACTGTTCCGCGCGGACGAAGAACTGAGCGCACCGCAGATCGTGGGCAAACTGGGCCTCCCGCGCACCACCGTGCACGAACTGCTGAACACCCTGGCCGACCGCGGTTATCTGAGCCGCCTCGGTGAGGAGGGCACGCGCTACCGCCTCGGCATGCGGTTGTTCGAGCTGGGGGGTGCCTACGAGTCGCGGCTGGACCTGGCGCGCGAGGGGACCGTCGCCGCGGCGGCGGTTTCCGCGCGCAGCCAGGAAACCGTGCACGTGGCCGTGCGCGACGGCGACGAAGTCCTGTACGTGGCCAAAACCGACAGCACCCATTCCGTGCGCATGGTTTCCGCGGTGGGCAGGCGGCTGCCCGCGCACTGCACCGCGGTCGGCAAGATGCTGCTCTCGGCGTTGTCCCGCACCGAGTTCGACGTGCTGTACCCGCCCGCGCGGCAGCTGACCAGGATGACCGCGCGCAGCCTCGCCACGCCCGCCGAACTGTGGCAGGCGCTCGACCGCGTCCGCGCCGACGCGCTGGCGCACGAGTTCTGCGAATCGAACGACGCGGTCAGCTGCGTCGCCGCCCCGGTGCACGACCGCACCGGCGCGATGGTCGCCGCGCTGAGCCTCTCCGTTCCCGTGCACCGCTGGACTTCCGTGCCGGGCACCCAATGGGACGAATGGGCCCGCGAGGGCGCCGAGAACCTCTCCCGAGCACTGGGCGCGCCGAACACGCGTTAG
- a CDS encoding U32 family peptidase: MQRFRSLLGELGFAESDHELPASTKRFPDGAQYRVEIPSVEGPEVFEAVLAEATARDVPVHRVSQGSGGMLLTRDELRRMAELGAGTRTEVSLFARPLAGWSTGAAALASGAGALAAQARGTEQLVHNLADIARSADAGIRSVLITDLGTLELGAACRDRGLLPANLQFKISVQMGLSNPVSIRLAQRVGADTYNVPTDLSLGQLAAVRAAVDLPLDIYLESPDDQGGFVRHFEIAEIVRVAAPVYLKFGLRNSPNIYPSGSHLTDVAIRLARERVRRAEIGLALLAELMPDAVMSELGAEGIALPEPLNQGAAR, translated from the coding sequence GTGCAGAGATTCCGCAGCTTGCTCGGCGAACTCGGGTTCGCCGAGTCCGACCACGAACTGCCCGCCAGCACCAAGCGCTTCCCGGACGGCGCCCAGTACCGGGTGGAGATCCCCAGCGTCGAAGGGCCCGAGGTGTTCGAGGCCGTGCTGGCCGAGGCCACCGCGCGCGACGTGCCGGTGCACCGGGTCTCCCAGGGCAGCGGCGGCATGCTGCTGACCAGGGACGAGCTGCGGCGGATGGCGGAGCTCGGCGCCGGCACACGCACCGAGGTGAGCCTGTTCGCGCGGCCGCTGGCCGGCTGGTCCACCGGCGCCGCCGCGCTGGCCTCGGGCGCGGGCGCGCTCGCCGCGCAGGCGCGGGGCACCGAGCAACTCGTGCACAACCTCGCCGACATCGCCCGATCCGCCGACGCGGGCATCCGCAGCGTGCTGATCACCGATCTGGGCACGCTGGAACTGGGCGCCGCCTGCCGGGACCGCGGCCTGCTCCCGGCGAACCTCCAGTTCAAGATCAGTGTCCAGATGGGACTGTCCAACCCGGTCTCGATCCGGCTGGCGCAGCGGGTCGGCGCGGACACCTACAACGTGCCGACCGACCTGAGCCTCGGCCAGCTGGCGGCCGTGCGCGCCGCGGTGGACCTGCCGCTGGACATCTACCTGGAGTCCCCGGACGACCAGGGCGGCTTCGTCCGGCACTTCGAGATCGCCGAGATCGTCCGGGTGGCCGCGCCGGTGTACCTCAAGTTCGGCCTGCGCAACTCGCCGAACATCTACCCCAGCGGCTCGCACCTGACCGACGTGGCCATCCGGCTGGCCCGCGAACGGGTGCGGCGCGCCGAGATCGGCCTGGCGCTGCTGGCCGAGCTGATGCCGGACGCGGTGATGTCCGAGCTGGGGGCCGAAGGAATCGCACTGCCGGAACCGCTGAACCAGGGAGCAGCCCGATGA
- a CDS encoding ABC transporter permease, with protein MSKYRLFWPAAALVALLLVNLAISPSFFAIQIRDGHLYGTLIDILRFGAPLVLVALGMTLVVATGGIDLSVGSVVAIGAAIACAQISTLPDQNAAGGVFGALGVALALCLLLGLCNGFLVSVIGIQPIIATLILMVAGRGLAQLVTGGQIITVDSDPFRVLGGGYWLGLPAPILIALGVVAATALVVRRSALGLLVESVGGNPEASRLAGVRARGLLVLVYVFCGLCAGLAGLMVSSNVSSADGNNAGLWIELDAILAVVIGGTLLSGGRFSLGGTVLGALLIQTLSTTVYTVGVPPESTLLVKALVVTVVCLVQSPAFRARLRRRRKPPAPVPASAEPKVEVPA; from the coding sequence ATGAGCAAGTACCGGCTGTTCTGGCCGGCCGCCGCGCTGGTCGCGCTGCTGCTGGTGAACCTCGCGATCTCGCCGTCGTTCTTCGCCATCCAGATCCGCGACGGGCACCTGTACGGCACGCTGATCGACATCCTGCGCTTCGGCGCGCCGCTGGTGCTGGTCGCGCTCGGCATGACGCTGGTGGTGGCCACCGGCGGCATCGACCTGTCGGTGGGCTCGGTGGTCGCCATCGGGGCGGCGATCGCCTGCGCGCAGATCAGCACGCTGCCGGACCAGAACGCCGCGGGCGGGGTGTTCGGCGCCCTCGGCGTCGCGCTCGCGCTGTGCCTGCTCTTGGGGCTGTGCAACGGTTTCCTGGTATCGGTGATCGGGATCCAGCCGATCATCGCCACGCTCATCCTGATGGTCGCCGGGCGCGGACTGGCGCAGCTGGTCACCGGCGGGCAGATCATCACCGTGGACTCCGACCCGTTCCGGGTGCTCGGCGGCGGGTACTGGCTCGGCCTGCCCGCGCCGATCCTGATCGCGCTCGGCGTGGTGGCGGCGACCGCGCTGGTGGTCCGCCGGTCCGCGCTCGGGCTGCTGGTCGAGTCCGTCGGCGGCAATCCCGAGGCGAGCAGGCTGGCCGGGGTGCGGGCCCGCGGCCTGCTGGTCCTCGTGTACGTCTTCTGCGGCCTGTGCGCCGGGCTGGCCGGGTTGATGGTCAGCTCGAACGTCTCCAGCGCCGACGGCAACAACGCCGGGCTGTGGATCGAGCTGGACGCGATCCTGGCCGTGGTCATCGGCGGCACGCTGCTCTCGGGCGGCCGCTTCTCGCTCGGCGGCACGGTGCTCGGCGCGCTGCTCATCCAGACGCTGTCCACCACCGTCTACACCGTCGGGGTGCCACCGGAGTCGACGCTGCTGGTCAAGGCGCTGGTGGTGACCGTGGTCTGCCTGGTCCAGTCCCCGGCGTTCCGGGCACGGCTGCGACGGCGGCGAAAACCACCCGCCCCGGTCCCCGCCTCCGCGGAACCGAAGGTGGAGGTGCCCGCATGA
- a CDS encoding aldehyde dehydrogenase (NADP(+)), whose translation MSSDLLRVATVAARELADWPPERLATAMNLVADALAAAGDKLVPIAARESNLPVARLEGELARTLFQLRLLAEEVTAPGYREPVVDHADPDWPAGGRPDLRRLLRPIGPVLVFGASNFPFAFSVAGGDTASALAAGCPVIHKGHPGHPELAEATAAVVTGALGRAGAPDGTFALLRGEEAARSALQAPEVKAAAFTGSPAGGRALYALAASRPDPIPFYAEMGSVNPVFVTPAAAAARQAEIAAGYSDSYLLGAGQFCTKPGVLFYPAAALPEFETAVAQRVRARDAAPLLNERIAEAHAHRRAELAAHPAVRVIETGIDSAKPALLATTWDQLRTAPDVLLAECFGPTSLLVSYDGEHELLAAARLFTGELTATVHGEQGEQVAKPLVRRLAEFAGRVVWNGWPTGVAVTRAQHHGGPAPAATGTFTSVGTAAIRRFQRPVAYQDLPGELLPPALRDGDHD comes from the coding sequence ATGTCGTCCGACCTGCTCCGTGTCGCGACGGTAGCCGCCAGGGAACTGGCCGACTGGCCGCCCGAGCGGCTGGCCACGGCGATGAACCTGGTCGCCGACGCGCTGGCCGCGGCCGGGGACAAGCTGGTGCCGATCGCCGCCAGGGAAAGCAATCTGCCGGTGGCGCGGCTGGAGGGCGAGCTGGCGCGGACGCTGTTCCAGCTCCGCCTGCTCGCCGAAGAGGTCACCGCGCCCGGCTACCGCGAGCCGGTGGTCGATCACGCGGATCCAGACTGGCCCGCCGGTGGCCGTCCGGACCTGCGCCGCCTGCTGCGCCCGATCGGGCCGGTGCTCGTCTTCGGGGCCAGCAACTTCCCGTTCGCCTTCAGCGTCGCGGGTGGGGACACCGCCTCCGCGCTGGCGGCCGGCTGCCCGGTGATCCACAAAGGACACCCAGGTCACCCGGAACTGGCCGAGGCGACCGCCGCCGTGGTCACTGGTGCGCTCGGCCGCGCCGGTGCGCCCGACGGCACGTTCGCCCTGCTGCGCGGGGAAGAAGCGGCGAGGTCGGCCCTGCAGGCGCCGGAGGTGAAGGCCGCCGCGTTCACCGGCTCGCCCGCCGGCGGCCGGGCGCTCTACGCGCTGGCCGCCTCCCGCCCGGACCCGATCCCGTTCTACGCCGAGATGGGCAGCGTGAACCCGGTCTTCGTGACCCCGGCCGCGGCCGCGGCCAGGCAGGCCGAGATCGCCGCCGGCTACAGCGATTCCTATCTGCTCGGCGCCGGGCAGTTCTGCACCAAGCCCGGGGTGCTGTTCTACCCGGCGGCCGCGCTGCCCGAGTTCGAAACCGCGGTGGCCCAACGGGTTCGGGCCAGGGACGCGGCGCCCCTGCTCAACGAGCGCATCGCCGAAGCACACGCGCACCGGCGGGCCGAGCTCGCCGCGCATCCGGCGGTCCGGGTGATCGAAACGGGTATCGACAGCGCCAAACCGGCGTTGCTGGCCACCACCTGGGACCAGTTGCGAACCGCCCCCGACGTGCTGCTGGCCGAGTGCTTCGGCCCCACCTCGCTGCTCGTGTCCTACGACGGTGAACACGAACTGCTCGCCGCCGCCCGGTTGTTCACCGGTGAACTGACCGCGACCGTCCACGGTGAACAGGGGGAGCAGGTGGCCAAACCGCTGGTGCGCCGCCTCGCCGAGTTCGCCGGGCGGGTGGTCTGGAACGGCTGGCCGACCGGCGTCGCGGTCACCCGCGCCCAGCACCACGGCGGCCCGGCCCCGGCCGCCACCGGTACCTTCACCTCGGTGGGCACCGCGGCGATCCGGCGGTTCCAGCGCCCGGTCGCCTACCAGGACCTGCCCGGTGAACTGCTGCCGCCGGCGTTGCGGGACGGCGACCATGACTGA
- a CDS encoding helix-turn-helix domain-containing protein: MVREIPAVARALDVLEYALAEGRVSAGEVTARLGVPRTTAHELLATLADRGYLARPAKRAAYTLGPGVGRLGESWAVRQRLEGEGAPLAKALAAWYGHEVAIAVPAGERVRVVACSGPATGGTEVLGRVLTGTGGVEREIADEEVHLAAGVRGAWGPVAALGLRVPRDSWLRIPAAQWDARVAAGALRLGRVLTGATTGV, translated from the coding sequence GTGGTGCGTGAGATCCCCGCTGTGGCACGAGCGCTCGACGTGCTGGAGTACGCCCTCGCGGAGGGCAGGGTGAGCGCCGGTGAGGTCACCGCGCGGCTCGGGGTGCCCCGGACGACCGCCCACGAACTGCTGGCCACGCTGGCCGATCGCGGTTACCTCGCCCGGCCGGCCAAGCGCGCGGCCTACACGCTCGGCCCCGGGGTGGGCAGGCTGGGGGAGTCGTGGGCGGTCCGGCAGCGGCTGGAGGGCGAGGGCGCGCCGCTGGCCAAGGCGCTGGCGGCCTGGTACGGCCACGAGGTGGCGATCGCGGTGCCCGCCGGTGAGCGGGTGCGGGTGGTCGCCTGCTCCGGGCCGGCCACCGGCGGCACCGAGGTGCTCGGCCGCGTGCTGACCGGAACCGGTGGGGTGGAACGGGAAATCGCCGACGAGGAGGTGCACCTGGCGGCCGGCGTGCGCGGCGCGTGGGGGCCGGTGGCCGCGCTCGGCCTGCGGGTGCCGCGGGATTCCTGGCTCCGCATCCCGGCGGCGCAGTGGGACGCGCGGGTGGCCGCCGGGGCGCTGCGGCTCGGGCGCGTGTTGACGGGCGCGACCACCGGTGTTTAG
- a CDS encoding family 43 glycosylhydrolase, whose amino-acid sequence MPNPHRPAVFGRRGALRAGAALATAGLFATPAMAAGSTRQTVNPLIKQRADPFITRHRGRYYFTASVPEYDRLIIRSSPTIGGLATAAETVVWRRPASGVMGGHIWAPELHRIDNRWYIYFAAGNSDDVFHIRPYVLTTAAEDPRTGPWTVAGRISLPLDTFSLDATTFAHRGRRYLCWAQHDPALGPGTSLYLAEMSSPKAITGTPVKLSTPTHDWETRGHRVNEGAAALIRSGRVFLTFSASATDANYCMGLLTANESANLLDPASWQKSAQPVFQTSRENGQFGPGHNSFTTAEDGADVLVYHARQYEQITGDPLYDPNRHTRVQRLRFAADGTPDFGVPVADGPVDLSRHG is encoded by the coding sequence ATGCCGAACCCCCATCGCCCCGCCGTTTTCGGCCGCCGTGGCGCGCTGCGCGCGGGAGCGGCCCTCGCCACCGCCGGTCTGTTCGCCACCCCCGCGATGGCCGCGGGCAGCACCCGCCAGACGGTGAACCCGCTCATCAAGCAGCGGGCTGACCCGTTCATCACCCGGCACCGCGGCCGCTACTACTTCACCGCCTCGGTCCCCGAGTACGACCGGCTGATCATCCGCTCCTCGCCCACCATCGGCGGGCTGGCCACCGCCGCGGAGACGGTGGTCTGGCGGAGACCGGCGAGCGGGGTGATGGGCGGGCACATCTGGGCGCCCGAACTGCACCGCATCGACAACCGCTGGTACATCTACTTCGCCGCGGGCAACTCCGACGACGTCTTCCACATCCGCCCGTACGTGCTGACCACCGCGGCCGAGGATCCGCGCACCGGCCCGTGGACGGTGGCCGGGCGGATCAGCCTCCCGCTGGACACCTTCTCCCTCGACGCCACCACCTTCGCCCACCGCGGCAGGCGGTACCTGTGCTGGGCGCAGCACGATCCGGCGCTCGGCCCGGGCACCAGCCTGTACCTGGCCGAGATGTCCTCACCGAAGGCCATCACCGGCACGCCGGTGAAACTGTCCACCCCGACCCACGACTGGGAAACCCGCGGCCACCGCGTCAACGAGGGCGCCGCCGCGCTGATCCGCAGCGGGCGCGTGTTCCTCACCTTCTCGGCCAGCGCCACCGACGCCAACTACTGCATGGGCCTGCTCACCGCGAACGAGTCGGCGAACCTGCTCGACCCGGCGTCCTGGCAGAAGTCGGCGCAGCCGGTGTTCCAGACCAGCCGGGAGAACGGGCAGTTCGGCCCTGGGCACAACAGCTTCACCACCGCCGAGGACGGCGCCGACGTGCTGGTCTACCACGCGCGGCAGTACGAGCAGATCACCGGCGACCCGCTGTACGACCCCAACCGGCACACCCGCGTGCAGCGGTTGCGCTTCGCCGCGGACGGCACGCCGGACTTCGGCGTGCCGGTCGCGGACGGGCCGGTCGACCTGTCCCGGCACGGTTAG